CCTTGTAGTTTGTGTTTCTTAATTTGTAGTTTGTGTTTCTTAATTCCATACCCCCATCTCTCCACTCCTCCCTGCCATGgatggtagctcaccaggctcctctgttcatgaaattctccaggcaaaaatactggagtgggtagccattcccttctccaggggatcttcccgagccagggatcaaacctgggtcttctgtattgcaggcagattctttaccatctgagccagcagggaagcctgtacATTACACTCGTGttgcttattcattttatacataatagtttgtgtctCTTTCCATACTCCTATCTCTCCACTTCTCCCACCCttctccccactgataaccactagtcTATTATCTATATCTGTGTGTTCCTGTTTTGCTATATACTTTCActtgatttgtttcacatataagtgataacatagagTATAAGTCTTTCTCTGtttaacttatttcactaaatataatGTTCTCTATGTCCATCTACATTGCTGCacgtggcaaaatttcattcctttttatgggtgagtaatattctGCTCTGTATACATATCccacatcttcttttttcttttttttttttcatgagaacttaggttgcttccatatcttggctatggtaaataatgcttctatgaacattggggtgtctgtatcttttcaaagtagtaattttgttttccttggatatatactcagcagtggaattactagatcatattgtatttctatttttaggtttttcaggaacttccatactgttttccccaTAAATCTTGAGAAAAATTCAATGCCATCTGTGCATGCCATCCATGCAAcaatggtttttttaaaaaagactcttTAATTGTAAAATGCATCTGGAGTGGGAGGACAATAAATGAAACATATTCATTATGTTTTTATGCTTCTCTGAGTGGAGTGATTCTGATAATTAGACACAGTGCATGTAGGGACCCTGAAACTATATCTGGAAGCATTATGAGATAGAATGGTCTTAATTATGATCATGAGGCTTTTCAAGGAAGATGGCTCCTCTGCCAGGCTCTCTTGGGATCCTCTGTGAATACCTGTGAGGATTATGCTCACCAGAGAGAAACACCTGGTACATATGCTGGCATGGTAACTTTTTCACTTATCATGTTCCATGTGGTTGTTTTGTATAATAATAAGTCATTACTTTTGGTTCTGTGATTATATGTTTTCAAAtagtcttttatctttttaaataaaataatattataatctGTGTCTATAAATTCCCTTGTCTTAACACTTAATGGTTCTGCTTCTGTTGTTGGTTATTTCCACTGGCTCCTACTATATGTTTGGTATCTTGTTTCCTTTGTGCTGGTCATTACGTTTCAATGTGCACTGgttactgtattttaatttttggtagaaataactgtggagaaggcaatggcaccccactccagtactcttgcctggaaaatcccatggatggagaagcctggtgggctgcagtccatggggtcgctgagggtcggacacgactgagagacttcactttcacttttcactttcatgcattggagaaggaaatggcaacccactccagtgttcttgcctggagaatcccagagacgggggagcctggtgggctgccgtctctggggtcgtacagagttgcacacgactgaagtgatttagcagcagtagcagaaataACTGAGGCTCaaattgtttgtttgcttattcaaTTCACCCTGAGGTACCACCTATCCTTGATCACTTATATCCAAGTTCAAGGCTTGAGGATTTCTAGATCTCCAGAGATCTGAGAGATCTGTGTAAAACCTGGTCTCTGAGCATTTCTGTTCATCCTGAGGATATATGGGAGGTTGTAATCATAATTCTTATCTGGTTTTGTCCTAGGTATTGATGTATGTTCCCCCCATCCAAAAACATCACTAAATGCAAACCTGAATTGGTAACACTTCCTTCTGACCTGTCAAATTCTTCAACTGCTGAAGTGTATGTGAGTTTTAGGTTTACTTTTCTGGGTTCTCACAGTTCCTGGGGAAGCCATTCCTTCTTATCCTGTAACTTCTACTGTGATATTTAAGATATCTTAAGCATCCTATCCTTTGTTTTGGTTATGCTCATCATAGGATTGATTCAAATTACTGACCCTGCCATAATTGGAACAGAAGCCCCCAAAGTAAATTATATGCATGTGAGTGGATGATTAGACTTGCACAATTATACACAGGTAACACTAAATAAAACAGGCAGTGAATGTCCTCATCCTTGCTCAGATGTTATCTTCTCAGTGAGGTCTGCACTGACACTTTGTGCCCTGGCATGTTAAGCTCCATTACTAtgtctgctttttctttctccacagcaCAGACTTCAAATAGTCTGAATCACTAACTTGTTAGTTTTACTGTCTTTCATGCTATGAGATAAATTCTATTAGGGAAAATATATTAGATGCTTGTCACTTATATTTCCAATAGCCCATGACTATCTCTGGAATATAAGAATAGTTCAGAATAATTTTTGAAtgtatgaaagaataaataactgAAGGAGATGACAATTGCCCCATGAGTCTGTTAGCAAATATATAGAATCTGTGTCTAAAACATGAAAGAAGAGACAGGAAAGGTCAATAAATGCAGTTGTTGTCAGcatatcagttctgttcagttcagttgctcagtcgtgtctgactctttgtgatcccatggactgcagcacaccatgcttccctatccatcaccaactcctagaacttgctcaaactcatgtccgttgttcggtgatgccatccaaccatctcatcctctgtcatccccttctcctcctgccttaaatctttcccagcatcagggtcttttccaatgagttagttcttcacatcaggtggccaaagtattggagcttcagcatgagtcctttcagtgaatatttaggactgatttcctttagggttgactagtttgatctcctcgcagtccaagggactctcgagtcttctctaacaccgcaattcaaaagcaacagttctttggtactcagctttcttttcagtccaactctcacatccatacatgactactggaaaagccatagctttgactaggaaataaacacaaacaaacatagctttgtcagtaatgtctctgctttttaataccctgtctaggtttgtcatagcttttcttccaaggagcaagtgtcttttaatttcgtggtgcagtcaccatctgcagtgattttgttttgttttgttttgtttgcagtgattttggagcccaacaaaataaagtctctcactgtttgcattgtttcctcatctatttgccatgaagtgatgggaccagatgccatgatcttagttttttgaatgttgagttttaagccaaccttttcactttcttttactttcatcaacaggctctttcaAGAGCACATGGAGGTCAATTAAACCTCTCCAAGGGACAGTTACAAAATCAAGGGGGAGACAATCCAGTTCCTTCCCGCTTACTGAGTAGAATGTAAACCTAGCAATGAAAAAGTCATGCCAACAGTTTGTTCCACTCAGTCTTTGAAGAGTTTAGAGACCCTACTTATTCCCAGAGAGAAGTCATCTTTGAACCTGACTGAATTCACAAGTCAGCCAGAGACTTCTCATGTTCTTCCTTGGGGACCCTCTATATGGTGACTGGAGCCAGAGACTAGGAACATAGGCCAGAATTTCTGGATCCATAAAGTCCATCCTTATCATATAAGCTTCCCACAAGAACATCTCCAAAAGCTTTCTGACTCCGCTTTGTCATTTCCTCTCAGAACGTACACAGGCAAAAGTATAATGATCTCACTCATTACAGAATAAACTGCAGTTGAAAATGGACACAGGCTTAAAGGTCTGGAGGTACAATTTTGGAAAAATTAtatgaataacattttaaaactattttcagaagatgaagtattttttcatgtgacTGATGTgttttttgtaattaaaatttgattttatttcactAAAGGTAGTTAGTTAACTATAGGTCTCCGACTTAAAATTAGATATCTGAAAATTTATTCCCTACCTTTACTAAAAAACTGCTCCCTGGCTAGAGACATGGAATAGATATATTTAAACCACAGAGActcaatttcctctttttattatcTTCATGGCATATTATCATATCAAATCCTATGAAATAACAGGCTTCACTACAAACGTGTTTTTCTGCCAAGCTCTCTTCAGAGCCCCCTTAATCTCATTGTTCCTGAGGCTGTAGATGAGGGGGTTCAACATGGGGATCACCACCATGTAGAACACAGACACCACCTTGTTCTGGTCAGTTGAGTAGCTGGACTTGGGCATCACGTAAATGAACGTGATGGTCCCATAGAACAGAGTGACTGCTGTGAGGTGGGACatgcaggtggagaaggccttgTGGCGCCCCTCGGTGGAACGCATCCTCAGGATGGTGATGAGGATGTAGATGTAGGATACAGCTATAACAACTGCTGTGACCACAATGATGGAGCCAGATGTAAATGAGGGGACAACGGCAGGGATACTGATGTCAGAACAGGAGAGTTCCACCAAAGGAGCAAAATCGCAGAAAAAATGATTGACTCGATTTGGTCCACAGAAGTGTAAAGAATAGAAGCAAATAGTAAAAGAGCAAGCATTGAGAAAACCACCAGTGTAAGACATTATGAGTAACTGAATACGGACTTGTGTGGACATTTTGGTGGAATAAAGCAGTGGGCTGCAGACTGCTATGAAGCGATCATATGCCATGGAGGCCAGAAGGAAGCTCTCAGTTGACCCAAAGAAAACACCTGAACCGAGCTGGATGGCACATCCAGGATAGGAGATGGCATTTCTTTCCACTAGGAAGTTTACAAGCATATTGGGTGTAACAGAAGATGAATAGCCCATGTCAACAATGGCTAAGTGGCTcaggaaaaaatacataggaTGATGGAGCTGAGACGAGATTCTGATAAGAAGATTTATGCTGAGATTCCCACATATGGTCACCAGGTAGATACAGAGGATGATCATGAAGAGGATGACTCGAAGGACTGGATCATTTGTTAAACCCAATAAAATGAACTCTGTCTCTGCAGTGTGGTTCCCATGTATCAGGGAATACATCAGGTGATGTATCTGCTACCCAAATGAACCTGTGATGAAACAATACATCAAAGAAACTATAAAtttgattatttcattttctattaatataatacatatatagaaATTGATTACAGATAAAGATATTCAACAATCAAAGCATATTTACATGTAATCATGAgcctactttatttttaaaattgttttcagctTAAGTTCCCCAAAACTTCTTGAAATAATGGCTTTTAccttttgtattatattttttccaaaaatgtGCTTAAAGTAAACTTTGAGTCAAAGAACAAATAATATATGATAGATGAAAATAGCAAAAAGGATTGGTGAGTAAgacataaaataggaaaaaaatgtgtagGGTTTTATACTAAAGATGAGTAATTTAATAGCTAACAATTATTACATGCTTACTAAAGTGCAAGATAgggttaaatttttatatttatatgtttatcatTTATCATATATAGCCTATGCTTATATTTTAGTCTATATTTATAGTGTAATTAGTGTATATACGTATTTAGTGTGTGATATAGTCTgttattgtttgttgtttagttactacttaatgttcgactctttgaggccctgtggaccatagcctgccaggctcctctgtccatgggatttccagggcaagaatactggagcgggtagccatttccttctccagaggatcttcccgacctaggaatcgaacttgtgtctcttgtatctcctgcagatggattctgagccacctgggaagcccaatatatagtCTATGTTTTCATGAAGTATTATTAATGACTTTCATTATTTATGAGTAAATGGAGTCTGAGAAGGCTCTATAAGTTGCACTATGTTGTTTAATAGGTAAAGTCAGAATATGAAGCCCAGGAATGCCTGACTACCCATTCCTttagttgttgttgcttagtcactaagtcatgtccaactctttgtgaccccatggattgcagcatgccaggcttccctgtccttcactatctcctggagtttgctcaaactcctgttcaatgagtcggtaatgctatccaactatctcatcctctgttgcccccatctcctcctgccctcaatctttcccagcatcaggaacatttacagtgagtcagctcttcacatcaggtggccaagatattggagtttcagcttcagtatcagtccttctagtgaatattcagagttgatgttttttaggattgactggtttgatctccttgttgtccaagagactctcaaaagttctccagcaccacaattcaaaggcatcacttttttggcactcagtcttctttatggtccagctctcatatctgtacatgaatgttggaaaaaccatacctctgactatacagacctttgttggcaaagtgatgtctttgctttttaatatgctgtctaggtttgtcatagcttttctttcaaggaacaagagtcttttaatttcctggctgcaatcaccatctgcagtgattcattTAGTAACTATGCAGTAAATAATTACAGATCATAAAGTCTAATACACCTGACAATGAGTGGACAACAGATTATCCTTTAAGCCTTCTGTTAGTTATTTGGAAAAGAGATACCTAGTTAGTTATATATTTCATGATATCTATcagttaaatttttttgaaaggagaaatagaagtGTTCTTGACACTGTAACAGAAACAAATTTCAAATATGAATAAAGTTACTACTGTAAATTTGTtgggtatttttaaattaaaaataatattgttttaaCAACTAGCTTGAAATATCAATGTAATCACTATGCAAAAATCATGATTGATATTTAGCACATAATTTATTCAAACAGATCAAATCACTTCCTACTATAACAGCATTTGGACTTTTGtagaatgaaatattttcaacataATATGAAGATAAATAAAGTGTGTTTGAAAACTTGAGAATTATAACCCAGATAATGATCCTCATGTCCAAATTTTTGGACTTATATCTTGAATGAAAGATCCTTCATCTTACCCATGATGTGATAATCTTGAGGCTAAAGCATCAGAGATGTTCACAATATCTTTccaaatttaaaacttaaattcaAGTCTTTGACCATCAATAAATGTCAAGCATCTCTGGTAATAAATATATTAGCATTATGTTGGAGTGCTGAATTTGGTGAATGTTGAAAGCTCATATCACTTTCCATCTTATGGATTGATAAACAAGGGGTCCTTGGTGTGGACTATGCCTGTTAATTCACATAAAATTGATGGTGGAAACAGCAACTCAGCCAAAGTTGCTTGCTATTAATAATTGCTTGATTATATCTGCCCTGTTCCCCAACCAAACTTATgagtatattaatattaataaccaAGGAGTAGAATATtctcatggagaagaaaatggtaacccactccaatattgttgtctggagaatcccatggacacagaagcctgattggctacagtccacagggtcacaaagagtcagacatgactatagtgacttagcatgcaagcagaATGTTCTCaaatgataaatgaaaataaatatatctgaTTCATTAACAAAAGCCAAAATCTTACCTCTTAGAATAAGAGCTCATTCATTTGCAACAAATCATAGCTGTGGTTATAAAGCTATCTTCAATTTTTGCTTGCCTTTGGGGATAAATCTCTGGAGATTCTGGAGATTCAAATGTGAATTTAAAAGCATGTGGAACATCATTATGTTCTATAGCAGATATCGAACATCTCAATTCACAGGCAAAGACAACTAATCTTTTAAGTGTTGTCAATTCTCAAGGggttaatttattcttttacttctATTTAGGTGATTATATACTTTTCTATAGCCTTCTATCAGAAAGTATAACAACTTTTCCTAGAGATAATATTGGTTTCAAGTTTTCTTTGACATTTCTGATTAAGAAATATTTGATACTAAacttgaggtttaaaaaaaaacaacttagatTTATACATTCAATATGTGCTTTTTCCCtccaaaagtttatttatttatttattggctgtgctgggtgggcCTCACTGTtgcaagcttttctctagttgtggctagtgggagctactctctagttgtgtacAGGcatctttgcagtggcttctcttgttgcggagcatgggctctagggtgggcaggcttcagtggttgcagaaatgtgggctcagaagttgcggctcccagctctagagcacaggctcaatagttgtggtacatgggcttagtagttCTGCTGCATGGATCCCTTTcaggatcagggatcaaaactgtgtctcctgcattgacaggcagattcttcaggactgagtcaccagggaagccctcaatatgTGTTTTTGATAAGTATTTTGTGCATCTATAAGATATGCTATTAACTACTTTGGGGGAATATGTGGTGGAATTTGATATAAAGTTGAATTTAAaatagtcaagtgggccttgggaagcatcgctatgaacaaagctagtggtgatgatggaattccagctgagctatttcaaatcctaaagatggtgctgttaaagtgctgcactcaatatgccagcaaatttggaaaactcagcaatggccacaagactggaaaaggtcagatttcactCCAAttgcaaagaagggcaatgccaaagaatgttcaaactacagcacaatagcactcatctcacatgctagcaaagtaatgctcaaaattctccaactgaggcttcaacagtacataaactgagaacttccagatgttcaagctggatttagaaaaggcagagctatcagagatcaaattaccaacatctgttgcatcatagaaaaagcaagagaagtccAAAAAagcatctccttctgcttcactgactacaccaaagcctttgactgtgtggatcacaacaaactgtgaaaaattcttaaagatgtgggaataccagaccatcttaccttcctcttgcaaaacctgtatgcaggtcaagaagcaacagttagaaccagacatggaataatggactgtttcca
This sequence is a window from Bubalus kerabau isolate K-KA32 ecotype Philippines breed swamp buffalo chromosome 15, PCC_UOA_SB_1v2, whole genome shotgun sequence. Protein-coding genes within it:
- the LOC129627747 gene encoding olfactory receptor 502-like, coding for MYSLIHGNHTAETEFILLGLTNDPVLRVILFMIILCIYLVTICGNLSINLLIRISSQLHHPMYFFLSHLAIVDMGYSSSVTPNMLVNFLVERNAISYPGCAIQLGSGVFFGSTESFLLASMAYDRFIAVCSPLLYSTKMSTQVRIQLLIMSYTGGFLNACSFTICFYSLHFCGPNRVNHFFCDFAPLVELSCSDISIPAVVPSFTSGSIIVVTAVVIAVSYIYILITILRMRSTEGRHKAFSTCMSHLTAVTLFYGTITFIYVMPKSSYSTDQNKVVSVFYMVVIPMLNPLIYSLRNNEIKGALKRAWQKNTFVVKPVIS